One window of Phalacrocorax carbo chromosome 1, bPhaCar2.1, whole genome shotgun sequence genomic DNA carries:
- the MZT1 gene encoding mitotic-spindle organizing protein 1 has product MASNAASLNAVRETMDVLFEISRILNTGLDMETLSICVRLCEQGINPEALSSVIKELRKATEALKAAENMTG; this is encoded by the exons ATGGCGAGCAACGCTGCCAGCCTCAATGCGGTGCGGGAAACCATGGACG TTCTGTTTGAGATTTCAAGAATATTAAACACTGGCTTGGATATGGAGACGTTGTCTATTTGTGTGCGGCTTTGTGAACAGGGGATAAATCCAGAAGCGTTATCATCTGTTATTAAAGAACTGCGTAAAGCTACAGAAGCTCTGAAG gCCGCTGAAAATATGACAGGCTGA